The following coding sequences lie in one Gadus macrocephalus chromosome 1, ASM3116895v1 genomic window:
- the LOC132455270 gene encoding deoxynucleoside triphosphate triphosphohydrolase SAMHD1-like isoform X9 — translation MSDTQYNSLPDRTYMLTTNHKTYLLELGYNILLKKILKMARPNDPSFQKVFNDPIHGHIELHPLLVKIIDTPQFQRLRNIKQLGGVYYVFPGASHNRFEHSIGVGYLAGKLAKSLKEKQPELNIDDRDILCVQIAGLCHDLGHGPFSHLFDGMFIPKVLPDLPVKWKHEKASLDMLNHLIAVNNLEPVMKGYGLELPVDLFFIEELIFGKRTDPHDPKKELEYRGRNPEKYFLYEIVSNKRNGIDVDKWDYFARDCHHLGIKNNFDHDRFIKFARVFKVDGEEQICTREKEVGNLYDFFHTRNCLHRRAYQHKVTNIVETMITEAFVLADKHLKFKGENEKFTMSTAIDDMPAYTKLTDNVFEKILLSTPCELDEARENDELDEARENDLKKARKILTNISSRRLLKCVGQFYSAYPADIEDMRLHLLDGQKNPLAIKLLPEHLNVIKMDYGMKTENPIDHVRFYRKGDEEAFKISRGQVRTLPLNTIIFKSMLVQCKHLCN, via the exons atgtcggatacgcaatacAATTCGCTGCCTGATCGaacttatatgttgactacaaaccat AAAACGTATTTACTGGAGCTGGGATACAACATCTTACTAAAGAAAATTCTTAAGATGGCCAG ACCTAATGATCCCAGCTTTCAAAAG GTCTTTAATGACCCAATCCACGGACACATTGAACTCCACCCTCTTCTGGTCAAAATCATAGACACACCTCAATTCCAACGACTGAGAAACATCAAGCAGCTCGGAGGGGTCTACTACGTTTTCCCCGGAGCATCTCATAATCGCTTCGAGCATtccattgg AGTTGGGTACCTGGCTGGAAAGCTTGCTAAATCTTTGAAAGAGAAACAGCCTGAACTGAACATCGATGACAGAGACATCCTCTGTGTGCAAATCGCTGGCCTCTGCCATGATCTGG gacaCGGACCTTTCTCTCATCTGTTTGATGGGATGTTCATTCCTAAAGTACTTCCAGACTTGCCAGTCAAATGGAAG CACGAGAAGGCATCGCTAGACATGTTAAACCATCTGATTGCTGTTAACAACCTGGAGCCGGTGATGAAGGGCTACGGGCTGGAGCTGCCAGTGGACCTCTTCTTCATCGAGGAGCTGATCTTTGGGAAAAGGACCGACCCTCATGATCCAAAAAAAGAG TTGGAATACAGAGGCCGTAATCCGGAGAAGTATTTCCTGTATGAGATTGTGTCCAACAAAAGGAACGGCATCGATGTGGACAAATGGGATTACTTTGCGAG AGACTGCCATCACCTGGGCATCAAGAATAACTTTGACCACGACCGCTTCATCAAGTTTGCCAGGGTGTTTAAGGTGGACGGGGAGGAGCAAATCTGTACCAGGGAAAAG GAAGTGGGCAATCTGTATGACTTTTTCCACACAAGAAACTGTCTCCACAGAAGAGCTTACCAGCACAAAGTAACAAACATTGTTGAGACCAT GATCACCGAGGCCTTTGTATTGGCAGACAAACACCTGAAATTCAAGGGGGAGAATGAGAAGTTCACAATGTCCACAGCTATAGATGACATGCCGGCATACACCAAGCTGACTG ACAACGTCTTCGAGAAGATCCTCCTTTCTACCCCGTGCGAGCTGGATGAAGCCAGGGAGAATGATGAGCTGGATGAGGCCAGGGAGAATGATCTGAAAAAGGCCAGGAAGATCCTAACGAACATCAGCAGTCGTCGCCTCTTGAAGTGTGTGGGCCAGTTCTATTCAGCATATCCAGCTGAcatcgag GATATGCGTCTGCATTTGCTAGATGGCCAGAAAAATCCCCTGGCCATTAAACTGTTGCCAGAACACCTCAAT GTTATCAAGATGGACTATGGCATGAAGACAGAGAATCCCATTGATCACGTCCGTTTTTACCGCAAGGGAGACGAGGAGGCCTTCAAGATCTCCAGGGGCCAGGTTAGAACTTTGCCCTTGAACACAATTATTTTTAAAAGCATGTTAGTGCAGTGCAAACATTTATGTAATTGA
- the LOC132455270 gene encoding deoxynucleoside triphosphate triphosphohydrolase SAMHD1-like isoform X3, which produces MSDTQYNSLPDRTYMLTTNHKTYLLELGYNILLKKILKMARPNDPSFQKVFNDPIHGHIELHPLLVKIIDTPQFQRLRNIKQLGGVYYVFPGASHNRFEHSIGVGYLAGKLAKSLKEKQPELNIDDRDILCVQIAGLCHDLGHGPFSHLFDGMFIPKVLPDLPVKWKHEKASLDMLNHLIAVNNLEPVMKGYGLELPVDLFFIEELIFGKRTDPHDPKKELEYRGRNPEKYFLYEIVSNKRNGIDVDKWDYFARDCHHLGIKNNFDYHRFIKFARVCEVEKEKDAEKKEKQICTREQEVGNLYDFFHTRNCLHRRAYQHKVKNSVEVMITEAFVLADKHLTFKGKGGKRIKMSEAIYDMVAYTKLTDNVFEKILLSTPCELDEARENDELDEARENDLKKARKILTNISSRRLLKCVGQFYSAYPADIEDMRLHLLDGQKNPLAIKLLPEHLNVIKMDYGMKTENPIDHVRFYRKGDEEAFKISRGQVRTLPLNTIIFKSMLVQCKHLCN; this is translated from the exons atgtcggatacgcaatacAATTCGCTGCCTGATCGaacttatatgttgactacaaaccat AAAACGTATTTACTGGAGCTGGGATACAACATCTTACTAAAGAAAATTCTTAAGATGGCCAG ACCTAATGATCCCAGCTTTCAAAAG GTCTTTAATGACCCAATCCACGGACACATTGAACTCCACCCTCTTCTGGTCAAAATCATAGACACACCTCAATTCCAACGACTGAGAAACATCAAGCAGCTCGGAGGGGTCTACTACGTTTTCCCCGGAGCATCTCATAATCGCTTCGAGCATtccattgg AGTTGGGTACCTGGCTGGAAAGCTTGCTAAATCTTTGAAAGAGAAACAGCCTGAACTGAACATCGATGACAGAGACATCCTCTGTGTGCAAATCGCTGGCCTCTGCCATGATCTGG gacaCGGACCTTTCTCTCATCTGTTTGATGGGATGTTCATTCCTAAAGTACTTCCAGACTTGCCAGTCAAATGGAAG CACGAGAAGGCATCGCTAGACATGTTAAACCATCTGATTGCTGTTAACAACCTGGAGCCGGTGATGAAGGGCTACGGGCTGGAGCTGCCAGTGGACCTCTTCTTCATCGAGGAGCTGATCTTTGGGAAAAGGACCGACCCTCATGATCCAAAAAAAGAG TTGGAATACAGAGGCCGTAATCCGGAGAAGTATTTCCTGTATGAGATTGTGTCCAACAAAAGGAACGGCATCGATGTGGACAAATGGGATTACTTTGCGAG AGACTGCCACCACCTGGGCATCAAGAATAACTTTGACTACCACCGCTTCATCAAGTTTGCCAGGGTGTGTGAGgtggaaaaagaaaaagatgcagagaagaaggagaagcaaATCTGTACCAGAGAGCAG GAAGTGGGCAATCTGTATGACTTTTTCCACACAAGAAACTGTCTCCACAGAAGAGCCTACCAGCACAAAGTAAAAAACAGTGTTGAGGTCAT GATCACCGAGGCATTTGTATTGGCAGACAAACACCTCACATTCAAGGGGAAAGGAGGGAAAAGGATCAAGATGTCTGAAGCTATATATGACATGGTGGCATACACCAAGCTGACTG ACAACGTCTTCGAGAAGATCCTCCTTTCTACCCCGTGCGAGCTGGATGAAGCCAGGGAGAATGATGAGCTGGATGAGGCCAGGGAGAATGATCTGAAAAAGGCCAGGAAGATCCTAACGAACATCAGCAGTCGTCGCCTCTTGAAGTGTGTGGGCCAGTTCTATTCAGCATATCCAGCTGAcatcgag GATATGCGTCTGCATTTGCTAGATGGCCAGAAAAATCCCCTGGCCATTAAACTGTTGCCAGAACACCTCAAT GTTATCAAGATGGACTATGGCATGAAGACAGAGAATCCCATTGATCACGTCCGTTTTTACCGCAAGGGAGACGAGGAGGCCTTCAAGATCTCCAGGGGCCAGGTTAGAACTTTGCCCTTGAACACAATTATTTTTAAAAGCATGTTAGTGCAGTGCAAACATTTATGTAATTGA
- the LOC132455270 gene encoding deoxynucleoside triphosphate triphosphohydrolase SAMHD1-like isoform X4 has product MSDTQYNSLPDRTYMLTTNHKTYLLELGYNILLKKILKMARPNDPSFQKVFNDPIHGHIELHPLLVKIIDTPQFQRLRNIKQLGGVYYVFPGASHNRFEHSIGVGYLAGKLAKSLKEKQPELNIDDRDILCVQIAGLCHDLGHGPFSHLFDGMFIPKVLPDLPVKWKHEKASLDMLNHLIAVNNLEPVMKGYGLELPVDLFFIEELIFGKRTDPHDPKKELEYRGRNPEKYFLYEIVSNKRNGIDVDKWDYFARDCHHLGIKNNFDYHRFIKFARVCEVEKEKDAEKKEKQICTREQEVGNLYDFFHTRNCLHRRAYQHKVTNIVETMITEAFVLADKHLKFKGENEKFTMSTAIDDMPAYTKLTDNVFEKILLSTPCELDEARENDELDEARENDLKKARKILTNISSRRLLKCVGQFYSAYPADIEDMRLHLLDGQKNPLAIKLLPEHLNVIKMDYGMKTENPIDHVRFYRKGDEEAFKISRGQVRTLPLNTIIFKSMLVQCKHLCN; this is encoded by the exons atgtcggatacgcaatacAATTCGCTGCCTGATCGaacttatatgttgactacaaaccat AAAACGTATTTACTGGAGCTGGGATACAACATCTTACTAAAGAAAATTCTTAAGATGGCCAG ACCTAATGATCCCAGCTTTCAAAAG GTCTTTAATGACCCAATCCACGGACACATTGAACTCCACCCTCTTCTGGTCAAAATCATAGACACACCTCAATTCCAACGACTGAGAAACATCAAGCAGCTCGGAGGGGTCTACTACGTTTTCCCCGGAGCATCTCATAATCGCTTCGAGCATtccattgg AGTTGGGTACCTGGCTGGAAAGCTTGCTAAATCTTTGAAAGAGAAACAGCCTGAACTGAACATCGATGACAGAGACATCCTCTGTGTGCAAATCGCTGGCCTCTGCCATGATCTGG gacaCGGACCTTTCTCTCATCTGTTTGATGGGATGTTCATTCCTAAAGTACTTCCAGACTTGCCAGTCAAATGGAAG CACGAGAAGGCATCGCTAGACATGTTAAACCATCTGATTGCTGTTAACAACCTGGAGCCGGTGATGAAGGGCTACGGGCTGGAGCTGCCAGTGGACCTCTTCTTCATCGAGGAGCTGATCTTTGGGAAAAGGACCGACCCTCATGATCCAAAAAAAGAG TTGGAATACAGAGGCCGTAATCCGGAGAAGTATTTCCTGTATGAGATTGTGTCCAACAAAAGGAACGGCATCGATGTGGACAAATGGGATTACTTTGCGAG AGACTGCCACCACCTGGGCATCAAGAATAACTTTGACTACCACCGCTTCATCAAGTTTGCCAGGGTGTGTGAGgtggaaaaagaaaaagatgcagagaagaaggagaagcaaATCTGTACCAGAGAGCAG GAAGTGGGCAATCTGTATGACTTTTTCCACACAAGAAACTGTCTCCACAGAAGAGCTTACCAGCACAAAGTAACAAACATTGTTGAGACCAT GATCACCGAGGCCTTTGTATTGGCAGACAAACACCTGAAATTCAAGGGGGAGAATGAGAAGTTCACAATGTCCACAGCTATAGATGACATGCCGGCATACACCAAGCTGACTG ACAACGTCTTCGAGAAGATCCTCCTTTCTACCCCGTGCGAGCTGGATGAAGCCAGGGAGAATGATGAGCTGGATGAGGCCAGGGAGAATGATCTGAAAAAGGCCAGGAAGATCCTAACGAACATCAGCAGTCGTCGCCTCTTGAAGTGTGTGGGCCAGTTCTATTCAGCATATCCAGCTGAcatcgag GATATGCGTCTGCATTTGCTAGATGGCCAGAAAAATCCCCTGGCCATTAAACTGTTGCCAGAACACCTCAAT GTTATCAAGATGGACTATGGCATGAAGACAGAGAATCCCATTGATCACGTCCGTTTTTACCGCAAGGGAGACGAGGAGGCCTTCAAGATCTCCAGGGGCCAGGTTAGAACTTTGCCCTTGAACACAATTATTTTTAAAAGCATGTTAGTGCAGTGCAAACATTTATGTAATTGA
- the LOC132455270 gene encoding deoxynucleoside triphosphate triphosphohydrolase SAMHD1-like isoform X10, which yields MSDTQYNSLPDRTYMLTTNHKTYLLELGYNILLKKILKMARPNDPSFQKVFNDPIHGHIELHPLLVKIIDTPQFQRLRNIKQLGGVYYVFPGASHNRFEHSIGVGYLAGKLAKSLKEKQPELNIDDRDILCVQIAGLCHDLGHGPFSHLFDGMFIPKVLPDLPVKWKHEKASLDMLNHLIAVNNLEPVMKGYGLELPVDLFFIEELIFGKRTDPHDPKKELEYRGRNPEKYFLYEIVSNKRNGIDVDKWDYFARDCHHLGIKNNFDYHRFIKFARVCEVEKEKDAEKKEKQICTREQEVGNLYDFFHTRNCLHRRAYQHKVKNSVEVMITEAFVLADKHLTFKGKGGKRIKMSEAIYDMVAYTKLTDNVFEQILFPTSTELDESRENDELDEAVKKKDLDKASEILREILSRRLYKCVGQFYSAKDRIEDTEVCVCVCVCVCVCVCVCVCVCVCVCVCVCVGGGTECNPVSSKLRSHRTIRHSQLRLS from the exons atgtcggatacgcaatacAATTCGCTGCCTGATCGaacttatatgttgactacaaaccat AAAACGTATTTACTGGAGCTGGGATACAACATCTTACTAAAGAAAATTCTTAAGATGGCCAG ACCTAATGATCCCAGCTTTCAAAAG GTCTTTAATGACCCAATCCACGGACACATTGAACTCCACCCTCTTCTGGTCAAAATCATAGACACACCTCAATTCCAACGACTGAGAAACATCAAGCAGCTCGGAGGGGTCTACTACGTTTTCCCCGGAGCATCTCATAATCGCTTCGAGCATtccattgg AGTTGGGTACCTGGCTGGAAAGCTTGCTAAATCTTTGAAAGAGAAACAGCCTGAACTGAACATCGATGACAGAGACATCCTCTGTGTGCAAATCGCTGGCCTCTGCCATGATCTGG gacaCGGACCTTTCTCTCATCTGTTTGATGGGATGTTCATTCCTAAAGTACTTCCAGACTTGCCAGTCAAATGGAAG CACGAGAAGGCATCGCTAGACATGTTAAACCATCTGATTGCTGTTAACAACCTGGAGCCGGTGATGAAGGGCTACGGGCTGGAGCTGCCAGTGGACCTCTTCTTCATCGAGGAGCTGATCTTTGGGAAAAGGACCGACCCTCATGATCCAAAAAAAGAG TTGGAATACAGAGGCCGTAATCCGGAGAAGTATTTCCTGTATGAGATTGTGTCCAACAAAAGGAACGGCATCGATGTGGACAAATGGGATTACTTTGCGAG AGACTGCCACCACCTGGGCATCAAGAATAACTTTGACTACCACCGCTTCATCAAGTTTGCCAGGGTGTGTGAGgtggaaaaagaaaaagatgcagagaagaaggagaagcaaATCTGTACCAGAGAGCAG GAAGTGGGCAATCTGTATGACTTTTTCCACACAAGAAACTGTCTCCACAGAAGAGCCTACCAGCACAAAGTAAAAAACAGTGTTGAGGTCAT GATCACCGAGGCATTTGTATTGGCAGACAAACACCTCACATTCAAGGGGAAAGGAGGGAAAAGGATCAAGATGTCTGAAGCTATATATGACATGGTGGCATACACCAAGCTGACTG ACAACGTCTTCGAACAGATCCTCTTCCCTACCTCAACGGAGCTGGATGAGTCCAGGGAGAATGATGAGCTGGATGAGGCCGTGAAGAAGAAGGATCTGGATAAGGCCAGCGAGATCCTAAGGGAAATCCTCAGCCGTCGCCTCTACAAGTGTGTGGGCCAGTTCTATTCAGCAAAAGACAGGATTGAGGatacagaggtgtgtgtgtgtgtgtgtgtgtgtgtgtgtgtgtgtgtgtgtgtgtgtgtgtgtgtgtgtgtgtgtgtgtgtgtgtgtgtgtgtgtggggggggggacagagtgcaaccctgtctcgtcaaaattacgttcccatagaactattcggcattctcaattacgtttgtcataa